From one Idiomarina sp. X4 genomic stretch:
- a CDS encoding NAD(P)/FAD-dependent oxidoreductase, translating into MKDQIYDVAIVGAGPSGATAAAMLADAGKKVLVIERQQFPRFSIGESLLPQCMTYLQEAGLESLVASNADDSGFQFKNGAAFYHQGQHVNFDFRQKFSEGPGTTFQVKRERFDQLLIQGAEDKGAQVEHGVTLTGIDFSSSEQVVLEAATDTETVEIKTRFVLDASGFGRVLPRLLSLESPSDFPVRQAAFCHVKSDLAGGNFDRNQILITVHPTNPGIWYWLIPFADGTASIGVVGEEKLFVQYETPADKLWNMVKEEPYLLEVLGNHQVIRAEQCITGYSANVNRLYGDRFALLGNAGEFLDPVFSSGVTIAMKSSSLAVPLVLKELDGQKQDWENDFSKPLRVGISTFRTFVEGWYDTRFQKVIFYPEQQQQVKEMISSILAGYAWDTKNPYVAESERRLNVLAELCA; encoded by the coding sequence ATGAAGGACCAAATTTATGATGTTGCTATTGTCGGTGCAGGCCCATCGGGTGCGACCGCCGCAGCAATGCTGGCGGACGCCGGAAAAAAAGTGCTGGTTATTGAGCGCCAGCAGTTTCCTCGTTTTTCCATTGGCGAAAGCCTACTACCGCAGTGCATGACGTACTTACAGGAGGCAGGATTAGAGAGTCTGGTGGCGAGCAATGCTGATGACTCAGGCTTTCAGTTTAAAAATGGTGCGGCTTTTTATCATCAGGGGCAACACGTCAACTTCGACTTTAGGCAAAAGTTCAGTGAGGGGCCCGGCACGACGTTTCAGGTGAAAAGAGAGCGATTTGACCAGCTGTTGATTCAGGGGGCAGAGGATAAAGGCGCTCAGGTTGAGCACGGTGTGACATTAACGGGTATCGACTTTTCGTCTTCTGAGCAGGTCGTATTGGAAGCAGCGACAGACACTGAAACTGTTGAGATAAAAACGCGTTTTGTACTGGATGCAAGCGGCTTTGGTCGGGTATTACCGAGATTGTTGTCGCTGGAGTCGCCGTCAGACTTTCCGGTTCGGCAGGCGGCATTCTGTCACGTGAAATCAGATTTGGCGGGTGGTAACTTCGACCGTAACCAAATACTTATTACGGTCCACCCGACCAATCCCGGAATTTGGTACTGGCTGATTCCCTTCGCCGATGGCACCGCGAGTATTGGCGTAGTCGGTGAAGAAAAGTTATTTGTACAGTACGAAACGCCTGCTGATAAATTATGGAATATGGTTAAGGAAGAGCCGTATTTACTTGAGGTACTGGGCAATCACCAAGTCATCCGGGCCGAGCAGTGTATTACCGGCTATTCCGCAAACGTAAACCGTCTTTATGGCGACCGTTTCGCACTGTTGGGCAACGCCGGTGAGTTTCTGGATCCGGTGTTTTCGTCCGGCGTAACAATCGCAATGAAGTCGTCATCGCTGGCGGTACCACTGGTATTAAAAGAGCTGGACGGACAAAAGCAAGACTGGGAAAACGACTTCAGCAAGCCGTTACGCGTTGGTATTTCGACGTTCAGAACCTTTGTGGAAGGATGGTATGATACGCGTTTTCAGAAAGTGATTTTTTATCCGGAACAGCAGCAACAAGTGAAAGAAATGATCAGTTCTATTTTAGCCGGCTATGCCTGGGATACAAAAAATCCTTATGTTGCAGAGAGCGAGCGCCGCTTAAACGTATTAGCGGAGCTTTGCGCGTGA
- a CDS encoding DUF3261 domain-containing protein codes for MTSVFRCVTLALMLLAVAGCATLEGKDRLQVPVGTGYYSLQWQWPGEPVQIWQDIRWSPKAQQAKNREFVVSVLLENERLLLVALSPLGNELFRSELTASGHRFKGSEFLEEPRVALQVWADMQLSLWPLETVNAHLSSLTLKQTSSRRTITDNGELIWSSGVQMNTNGKIQNNQRDYELTVNTLQYEVLNNDEN; via the coding sequence GTGACCAGTGTTTTTCGATGCGTAACGCTAGCCTTAATGCTTTTAGCTGTTGCGGGTTGTGCGACTTTGGAGGGGAAAGACCGTTTGCAGGTACCGGTGGGCACAGGGTATTACAGTTTACAGTGGCAGTGGCCGGGTGAGCCGGTACAGATATGGCAAGACATTCGGTGGTCACCAAAAGCGCAACAGGCGAAAAATCGAGAGTTTGTTGTTTCTGTTTTGCTAGAAAATGAACGCTTGTTACTTGTGGCATTGTCGCCACTGGGGAATGAGCTGTTTCGGTCTGAACTCACTGCCTCCGGACATAGGTTTAAAGGCTCGGAATTTCTTGAGGAACCCAGAGTTGCGCTGCAAGTCTGGGCGGATATGCAACTCTCTCTATGGCCGCTAGAAACAGTGAACGCTCACTTGTCTTCGCTGACATTAAAGCAAACGAGTAGTCGCAGAACGATAACCGATAATGGCGAGTTGATTTGGTCTTCTGGTGTGCAAATGAATACAAACGGCAAAATACAGAATAACCAACGGGACTATGAGCTGACCGTCAACACCCTACAGTACGAAGTGTTAAACAACGATGAAAATTAG